A single window of Halobacillus naozhouensis DNA harbors:
- a CDS encoding nucleoside triphosphate pyrophosphohydrolase, with translation MPVYHKLVRDQIPEIIDGKGKTFHTCILNESEYIGSLRDKLEEELNEYLTAESDKEALGELADLLELIDAASKTHGSSLKQVEKIRREKFEQRGGFDGRVFLVEAED, from the coding sequence GTGCCCGTATATCATAAACTCGTCCGTGATCAAATTCCTGAAATCATCGATGGAAAAGGCAAGACGTTTCACACGTGTATCTTAAATGAAAGTGAATACATAGGCTCTTTGAGAGACAAACTCGAAGAAGAACTCAACGAGTATTTAACTGCAGAAAGCGATAAAGAAGCGTTGGGGGAATTAGCTGATTTACTGGAGTTGATCGATGCTGCTTCTAAAACTCACGGATCTTCGTTAAAGCAAGTGGAAAAGATACGGCGTGAAAAGTTTGAGCAGCGCGGTGGGTTTGATGGACGAGTTTTTCTAGTCGAAGCTGAGGATTAA